In Cololabis saira isolate AMF1-May2022 chromosome 10, fColSai1.1, whole genome shotgun sequence, a single window of DNA contains:
- the LOC133453151 gene encoding zinc finger protein 391-like isoform X2, whose translation MFTDVPHQNVCKGEDFVIGEHPCFGERDFSQDQEEAASPQTEVEELECLRMKEELGEAEPPQTEDQLCTSPGKEQLVLKTDTETSLLLQYASTGEDKLEVIPEDINQCKGDIAHQTSLLDINSGSKLKLHTTALSQLHACKEEEVDHHICNEERNFSLDLQETKRSELELETDTFVEIPSSDESHQGEPSGPRSMIDQLLSGDECSYQGQSQLEHSGSARNVQNLSLSDGTPTCVAVHEGVKPYSYDSCGKSLSKMALVSYHESMYTVENPYYCNVCGKNFSRRHNLTRHMRTHTGEKPYNCEICGEGFSNSWSLTVHTRTHTGEKPYTCEVCGKGFNQSSSLSDHRRTHTGEKPYSCKLCGKCFGFSSNLLCHMRTHTGEKPYCCKTCGKSFSQSNSLVCHMRTHTGEKPYSCKVCGRCFTLNSQLYSHMRIHK comes from the exons ATGTTCACAG ATGTTCCACATCAGAATGTCTGCAAGGGGGAGGACTTTGTGATCGGTGAGCACCCGTGTTTCGGGGAGAGGGACTTCAGTCAGGACCAGGAGGAAGCAGCATCTCCACAAACAGAAGTGGAAGAACTAGAGTGTCTACGGATGAAAGAAGAACTGGGTGAAGCAGAACCTCCACAGACTGAGGACCAACTCTGCACCAGCCCAGGGAAGGAGCAGCTTGTTCTGAAGACGGACACTGAAACCTCTCTCCTGCTTCAATACGCGTCCACAGGTGAAGACAAGTTGGAAGTGATTCCAGAAGACATTAACCAGTGTAAAGGAGACATCGCTCATCAGACCAGCCTGCTGGATATCAACTCTGGATCCAAACTAAAGTTACACACAACAG CTCTTTCCCAGCTGCATGCCTgtaaggaggaggaggttgatCATCACATCTGTAATGAGGAGAGGAACTTCAGTCTGGATCTTCAGGAAACTAAACGGTCGGAACTGGAGCTGGAGACTGACACCTTTGTGGAAATTCCTTCCTCCGATGAAAGTCACCAAGGTGAACCGAGTGGACCAAGATCAATGATTGACCAGCTCCTCTCTGGAGATGAGTGCTCCTATCAAGGACAAAGCCAGCTTGAACATTCAGGATCAGCTAGAAATGTACAAAACCTTTCCCTGTCAGACGGGACACCTACATGTGTCGCTGTACATGAAGGTGTCAAACCATACAGTTATGACAGTTGTGGAAAAAGTCTCTCTAAAATGGCCCTTGTGTCATATCATGAAAGTATGTATACAGTTGAGAATCCCTATTATTGTAACGTATGTGGGAAAAATTTTAGTCGACGACATAATTTGACCCGTCACATGAGGACCCACACAGGTGAGAAGCCATATAATTGTGAAATATGCGGGGAAGGTTTCAGTAACAGTTGGTCTTTAACAGTTCACACTCGAACTCACACGGGTGAGAAGCCTTACACCTGTGAAGTATGTGGGAAAGGTTTTAACCAAAGCAGCAGCTTGTCTGATCACAGGAGGActcacacgggcgagaagccgtaTTCTTGCAAACTGTGTGGAAAATGCTTCGGTTTCAGCAGCAACTTGTTGTGTCACATGAGAACTCACACTGGTGAGAAACCATATTGTTGCAAAACCTGTGGGAAGAGTTTCAGTCAAAGCAACAGCCTGGTGTGCCACATGAGAACTCACACAGGTGAAAAGCCGTACTCTTGCAAAGTTTGTGGAAGATGTTTCACTTTAAATAGTCAGTTGTACAGTCACATGAGAATTCACAAGTGA
- the LOC133453151 gene encoding zinc finger protein 391-like isoform X1 codes for MSSVDYLREMINERLAAAAVEILSEFKKTILQYEEEISRQRRLLDNAWKSQKKLRIKDVPHQNVCKGEDFVIGEHPCFGERDFSQDQEEAASPQTEVEELECLRMKEELGEAEPPQTEDQLCTSPGKEQLVLKTDTETSLLLQYASTGEDKLEVIPEDINQCKGDIAHQTSLLDINSGSKLKLHTTALSQLHACKEEEVDHHICNEERNFSLDLQETKRSELELETDTFVEIPSSDESHQGEPSGPRSMIDQLLSGDECSYQGQSQLEHSGSARNVQNLSLSDGTPTCVAVHEGVKPYSYDSCGKSLSKMALVSYHESMYTVENPYYCNVCGKNFSRRHNLTRHMRTHTGEKPYNCEICGEGFSNSWSLTVHTRTHTGEKPYTCEVCGKGFNQSSSLSDHRRTHTGEKPYSCKLCGKCFGFSSNLLCHMRTHTGEKPYCCKTCGKSFSQSNSLVCHMRTHTGEKPYSCKVCGRCFTLNSQLYSHMRIHK; via the exons ATGTCTTCAGTTGACTATCTGAGAGAAATGATTAATGAAAGACtagcagctgctgctgtggAAATATTGTCAGAGTTTAAAAAGACCATCCTTCAGTATGAAGAGGAGATCAGTCGTCAGCGCAGACTGCTGGATAACGCATGGAAATCACAAAAAAAGCTGCGCATAAAAG ATGTTCCACATCAGAATGTCTGCAAGGGGGAGGACTTTGTGATCGGTGAGCACCCGTGTTTCGGGGAGAGGGACTTCAGTCAGGACCAGGAGGAAGCAGCATCTCCACAAACAGAAGTGGAAGAACTAGAGTGTCTACGGATGAAAGAAGAACTGGGTGAAGCAGAACCTCCACAGACTGAGGACCAACTCTGCACCAGCCCAGGGAAGGAGCAGCTTGTTCTGAAGACGGACACTGAAACCTCTCTCCTGCTTCAATACGCGTCCACAGGTGAAGACAAGTTGGAAGTGATTCCAGAAGACATTAACCAGTGTAAAGGAGACATCGCTCATCAGACCAGCCTGCTGGATATCAACTCTGGATCCAAACTAAAGTTACACACAACAG CTCTTTCCCAGCTGCATGCCTgtaaggaggaggaggttgatCATCACATCTGTAATGAGGAGAGGAACTTCAGTCTGGATCTTCAGGAAACTAAACGGTCGGAACTGGAGCTGGAGACTGACACCTTTGTGGAAATTCCTTCCTCCGATGAAAGTCACCAAGGTGAACCGAGTGGACCAAGATCAATGATTGACCAGCTCCTCTCTGGAGATGAGTGCTCCTATCAAGGACAAAGCCAGCTTGAACATTCAGGATCAGCTAGAAATGTACAAAACCTTTCCCTGTCAGACGGGACACCTACATGTGTCGCTGTACATGAAGGTGTCAAACCATACAGTTATGACAGTTGTGGAAAAAGTCTCTCTAAAATGGCCCTTGTGTCATATCATGAAAGTATGTATACAGTTGAGAATCCCTATTATTGTAACGTATGTGGGAAAAATTTTAGTCGACGACATAATTTGACCCGTCACATGAGGACCCACACAGGTGAGAAGCCATATAATTGTGAAATATGCGGGGAAGGTTTCAGTAACAGTTGGTCTTTAACAGTTCACACTCGAACTCACACGGGTGAGAAGCCTTACACCTGTGAAGTATGTGGGAAAGGTTTTAACCAAAGCAGCAGCTTGTCTGATCACAGGAGGActcacacgggcgagaagccgtaTTCTTGCAAACTGTGTGGAAAATGCTTCGGTTTCAGCAGCAACTTGTTGTGTCACATGAGAACTCACACTGGTGAGAAACCATATTGTTGCAAAACCTGTGGGAAGAGTTTCAGTCAAAGCAACAGCCTGGTGTGCCACATGAGAACTCACACAGGTGAAAAGCCGTACTCTTGCAAAGTTTGTGGAAGATGTTTCACTTTAAATAGTCAGTTGTACAGTCACATGAGAATTCACAAGTGA